A segment of the Halostella salina genome:
CCACCGTCGGCGTCTCGACCGGTTCGCCGGCGTCGACGCCGTGGGCCAGGCGGACGAACCCCGCCATGCTCCACGACAGCGGCGTCGCCGAGCCGGTTCCCTCGCCGAACGACCACCCGAACTCCGTGGGGAACTCGGCGTCCCACACCTGTTCCGGGATCATCCGCCCCGTGTTGCCGAAGCCCGCCATCGCCGACAGCAGGTCGGCCGGGTCGTCGCCGCCCTCGCGGCGGAGTTCGTACTCGCCGCGCTCGCCGGTGAAGATCGGCCACAGCCGACCCTTCCCCGCGTCGGTGATGTCCCAGTCGGCACCCTCCGGACCGGTCAGTAGCTCCCCGTAGCTGTCGCCGACGTACCGGTAGAAGCCGGGTCCGTGCGGCGTCTCGACCCGGATCGCGTCGTCGACTGCGACGACGGAGTTGCGGACCGTCTCGTCGTCGGCCGACTTGATCCCGAGCCGGACGAGTTCGAGGAAGCCGGCGTCGAGACAGTCGCGCTCGTCGAGGGTCGGCCCGTCGTTCGCGAGTTCCAGCGGGTCGGCGGCGTCCGGGTCCCCGTCGCGACTGACGCGGACGTAGTACGGCGGGTCGCGGTCGCCGGTCGGGTCGGCCGCAGCGGTCATCTCTTCGACCGACGCCGCCCACTCGTCCGCGACCGCGAGGTAGACCAGCGCGTCGCCGCGCTCGCCCGCGTCGGCGGCCAGATCGGCGGCACAGGCGAGGCTTGCTATCTCCGCGGCGATCGTCGACGGCGAGTAGCCTCGTTCCTCCTCCCAGCGCTCCTGCTCGGAGTCGGGACCGTTCCGGACGACGTAGTCGGCGGAGCGGGCCACGTCGTCGTAGCCGTAGGCGAGTTCGTCGAACGACACCCCGCGCCCGGCGAGCCGGTGGGCCATCACCGCCGGGAAGGCGACGTTGTCCAGCTGTTCGCCGCCCCAGCGGGTCCGGCCGTCGACGTACGTGTTCTGCGGGACGAACCCGTCATCGCGCTGCTGGTGCTCGTACACGTACTCCGTCGCTTCGCGGGCGCTCGCCACGTCGTCGACGGCGTCGAACGCCGTGAAGGCCTGGTACAGGTCCCGCGACCAGACGAAGTTGTAGCCGCGGCCGCGGTCCACGTCGGCGGACACCGACTCGCCCCACGGGACGCAGGGGCTGGCGACGCCAGCGCCCGGGTAGCGCTTGGACTCGACGGCCTTCAGCGTCATGAGCGCGGTCCGATACTGGTCCGCCAGCCCCTCGTTGCCCGCGACGCTGTCGGGAAGCGAGAGACCGTCGAGATACGCCCGCCACGTCGCGTCGTACTCCTCCCGAACGCCGTCGTAGCCGCGGTCGAGCGCCGCTCGGGCGGTCCGGAGAGCGTCGTCGTCGGCCGATCCGAAGCCGAGGGCCAGGGTTTCGGTTCGCTCCCCGACGCCCGCGGCGATCCGGCCGACTGCGACGACGTGCTCGTCGTCCAGTCGCTCCCGTTCCGCCGGGCGGTCGGTACCGGAGCACAGCGTGCGGAGCGCGTCGCTGCCGGCGGGTTCGACGGTCACCCAGTCGAAGCGTCCGCCCGCAGCGAGCGCCGCGGCCACGTCGACGTCGACGCCCCCGTCGTCGTGTCGCAGGACCGCGCCGCCGTCCGCCGACAGCGCGAGGGCATACCCGGCGTCGCCCGCCGCGTCCACGCGCCGACCGGCGTCGCCGCCGGCGCGGTTGCCGAGGTGGGCGTCGGCGACGGCGTACACGTCGTACTCGTTGCCGTCCTCGGCCGCGAACTCGACGTCGACGAGGACGGCGTCGTTCGCCGGGTCCGTCGCGTACTCGGCGGTCAGCGTCCACGCGTGGCCGCGGCCGTCGCCGGGTTCGGTCACGGTCTGCCGGAAGGCGAGCGAGCCGTCCGCCGCTGGCTCGGTCTCGCGGCGGAGCGTGTCCGCCCACCCGTCGGTCCGGCGCTCGTCGAAGGTGCGGGCGGCGTAGCCGCCGTCGGCGTCGACGACGAGGAAGTCGACGGTGCGCAGGTTCATCAGGTCGACCCGCGGGTAGCGCACCTCCGTCATCGCGCCCTCGGAGCACGCGAACCACACTTCGGACGGGTCGTCGGAGCCGTGGTCGGCGGCGGTGCCGAAGCCGTACGTCTCGCCGGTCGTCCAGACGCGGTCGTCGGTCGGGCCGGTCGGGACGCGATCCGAGGGCCGAGGGAGCGCGTCGCGGGCGTCGAGCATCGCCACGGCGCGCAGGCGGAGGGCGTGTGACCAGCCGAGCGGCGTCGCGCAGTCTAACGTCCCGTCGTCGAACACCTGCTCGGCGAGCAGGTCGGTCTCCGTCGTCAGCGGCCCGCCGGGCAGGAGCGGTTCGAGCAGTTCCGCGGCGCGGTCGAGGTAGCCATCGTCGCCGGTCAGGTCGGCGAGGTGTGCGAGCGCGACCGCGCCCCACCCCGTCGAGACGGACCAGATCTTCTCGCCGTCCTGGTCGGCGGTTCGCCAGTCGTCGCCCTCGAAGCGACGGAGGCCGCGGACGGACGAGCCGTCGGGGTCGTGCCAGAGGCCGTCGACCGTCGTCTCGACGTGCGAGGCGAGGCGGTCGACGCGCTCGTCGTCCACGCCGACGGCCTCGTCGTACGCGCGGTGGGCCTCGACCAGCGCGAACGTGCCGGAATCGAGTCGGTCGTCGAGTTCCCCGCGGTCCTCGCGGAGCGCGTAGACGCCGCGGTCGGGCACCCAGAGCCGGTCCAGCCCCTCGTACACCTTGCGGGCCCGCTTTCGGGCGCGCTCCCGGACCGCCCCGTCGACCGGCGCGAGCGCGAGCGACGCGTACGCCTGCAGAAACGTGGCCGCGGTGTGAGTAAAGCGACCGTCCATGTTCTCCCAGGCGTTCTGACAGCGGACCGGCAGCCCGTCCTCGGCCAGCGAGTCGTTCAGGCCGTCGAGCGCGTCGCCGAGCGCCTCGGCCACGCGCTCGTCCTCGCCGACCTCGCGCAGGTACTCCGCGAGGAAGGTGACGACGCTCGCGGTCTGGTCAGCCTGATAGTCCACGTCGTCGCCGTCCTCCAGTCTGGCGTTGGCCCACCCCGGCGCGAGGGAGGCGTCGCTCGGCCAGACGCGGTGGGGCCAGGTGCCGTCCTCGCGCTGGGTCTCACAGTAGAACGCGGCGCTCTTCGCGAGGTCGCCAACCGGGAGGTCGAGGTCGTCGCCCGCCGCGGCCACGTACCGGGTGACCTCGGCGTCGTCACGGAACCAGGTGTAGCCGTAGCCGCCGGAGTTGGCGTAGAACGGGTCGAAGTCGGGGCCGGCGATGTGTGCGCCGTTCTCCGCGGCGAGCAGGTCGAGTGTCCGCACGTCGTCGGCGACCACGGAGCCGAACGGCTGGTCGTCCGGGACGCGCACGGCGACGGCGTCGCGGGCGCTCGCGAGCAGCGCGTCGCGGTCGTCGTGGGCGTCGAGCGCGTCGGTGACGCGGTCGATAGCCTCGCCGCGGTCGACCTCGTCGCGGTCCGACAGCAGCGAGCAGAGCGTCGCAGCCGCCGTCCGGTCGCCCCGCTCCATCGGCGCGCGAAGGACGACGTTCGGCGTGAGGTTCCCCGTCTCGTACGGCCCGGCGTCGGAGTCGGTCGGGAACGGCGCGGGGTCGTCGTCGAGCAGGCCGGCGAAGCCAGCCTGCACGTCCCCACCAGCGTCGAACGCCGTCGACGCGCCGAGGAAGTCGGACTCGGTCCGGTGGAACGTCTCGACGGCGTCCTCGTGGAACAGCGTCCCGACTCGCGCGTCGACGCCGTCCGGGGCGAACGTCGCCACCGCCACGAGGGTCGGTTCGTCCGGTACGTCGCCGCGCAGTTCGACGCGCGTCAGGTGTCGCTCGTCCAGCGTCAGGTCGTACTGGTGGACGGCGTAGTCGCCGGCGTCCAGCACCGTCTCGACGAGCGCCGTCTCGCCGACGTAGCGCTGGCGGATGGGTTCCATATCGTCGAACCAGCGCACCGCGCCGTCGGACTCGACGCCGAACCGCGACCGTCGGATGCCGTACAGCCCGGAAAGTGGGTAGCCGTAGTCGCGGAGTCCGCCGTCCGGGTCGACGTGAACCAGTCGGTCCCCGTCGCCGGCGAAGGCCCCGGTCGTTCGGAGTTCCTCGGGGAACCGACCGCCCCTGTCGCGTTTGAACGCCTCGATGGCGACGCGAAGTTGCATGAGGATCACACGCTCAAGGGGCCGTATAAAGCTTGGTGTAATATTTTCACGCAGATTTTTTGAGCGTGCTGCGGGCACGCAGGCGGATTCGGAACCGGTTTCAGGTCGCCATGCGTCGCCCGGAGTGATGACTGATCGAGGACCGCTCGCGACCGTCGAGTCGCTGGCGCTCGTCGCGCTCGGGGGGTTCGCCGGCGCGAACGCGCGCTACGTCTCCGGCCTCGCCCTGCCGGTGCCGTGGGCGACGCTCTCGGTCAACGTCGTCGGGAGCGCGCTACTCGGCTTCGTCCTCTACGAGGAAGCGTATCTCGGCGCGTTCTCGCGGCAGTTCCGGGTCGCGCTCGGGACGGGGTTTCTCTCTTCGCTGACGACCTACAGCACCTTCGCCGTGGAGACGGCGTCGCTCTCGCCGGGGCTTGCGCTGGTAAACGTGCTCGGCAACTACGCGCTCGGCTTCGCGGGCGTCGCGCTCGGTCGGTGGGCGGCACTGTCCGTCGCGGGGGCTGCGAAATGACGAAGACGGCTTCGCTGGCGAGCGGCGTGAGTCCGGCGTACCTCGTCGGCGTCGGCGGCGTCCTCGGCGCGGTCGCTCGCCATCTGGTGTACGTCGGGCTGAAGGACGGCGACGACGTGCCGCGGGCGACCCTCGCCGTCAACGTCGTCGGCAGTTTCGCGCTCGGCGCGCTGACGGCGGCCGGAGTCGGGGAGTCGGCCGCCCTGCTGCTCGGGACGGGAGCCTGCGGCGCGTTCACGACGTTCTCGTCGTTCTCGGTGGAGACGGTACAGCTGTGGGACGCGGGGAACCGGCGGGCGGCGGCCGCGAACGCGGTCCTCAACCTGACGTGTTCGCTCGCGGCCGTCGCGCTCGGGTGGCTCGTCGCGGCCTGATCAGAGCAGGAGCGGCACCGCGAACGCCACCAGCAGGCCGACCGCCAGCACGGCGAAGCCGATGCCGACCTGCCGGTTGGTGTACGGGCTCTGGGGTGCGGTGCTCCGCCCGGCGTCCTCGTCCTCGGGCACGTCGGAGTCGTGGTCGCTCGTCATGGCCGGACGTTTCGCGCTGTGGAACTTATACTGTTTGCTCTCACTGTGTCCCGGTGATCGCCTGCACCGCCACCGGCGACTACCGTACGTGGGGAGACACTCTGAAAAACCCGAAGCACTCGCGGATGGACAGCGATAAGTCGCCGATGGAACGGATCGGCGTATGGACATCGAACGCGAGTGGTGGAAGGAGGCCGTCGTCTATCAGGTGTATCCGCGGAGCTTCAACGACACCGACGGCGACGGGGTCGGCGACCTCCGCGGCGTGATCGAGAAGGTGGACTACCTCGACGACCTGGGCGTCGACGTGGTGTGGCTGAATCCGGTGTACGAGTCGCCCGACGCCGACAACGGCTACGACATCGCGGACTACCGCTCCATCAAGGCGCAGTTCGGCACGATGGGCGACTGGGAGGAGTTGCTCGACGAACTCCACTCCCGGGACATGCGCCTCATCATGGACCTCGTCGTGAACCACACCTCCGACGAGCACGACTGGTTCGTCAGGTCCCGGGACCCGGAGAGCGAGTACCACGACTACTACTACTGGCGCGACGGGGATGGCGAGGACCCCCCGAACAACTGGCGCTCGTTCTTCTCCGGGTCGGCGTGGACGTACGACGAGGCGGTCGGCCAGTACTACCTCCACCTGTTCGACGAGAAGCAGCCGGACCTCAACTGGCGCAACGAGGCCGTCCGCGACGAGGTGTTCGAGATGATGAACTGGTGGCTGGAGAAGGGGATCGACGGCTTCCGGATGGACGTCATCAACCTCATCTCGAAGGCCGAGGGCCTGCCCAGCGGCGACCCGGACGAGGGGCTGCCGAGAGCCGAACACTACGTCAGCGGGCCGCGCTTCGGCGAGTACATGGCCGAGATGGACGAGCGCGTGCTCGCCGACCGCGACATCATGACCGTGGGGGAGATGATCGACGTGGACGCCGCCGAGGGCCGCGAGTACGTCGCCGGCGACGACGGCCTCGACATGCTGATCCACTTCGAGCACATGGGCGTCGACACCGGCGACGGGAAGTGGGACGTGACCGGGCTGGACCTGCTCGAACTGAAGGAGGTGATCTCGGCGTGGCAGAACGAACTCCACGGCGAGGGGTGGAACTGCCTCTACCTCTCGAACCACGACCAGCCCCGGCAGGTGTCGCGGTTCGGCGACGACGGCGAGTACCGCGTCGAGTCGGCCAAGATGCTCGCCACCTTCCTCCACACCCTGCAGGGGACCCCGTTCGTCTTCCAGGGCGAGGAGATCGGGATGACGAACAACGAGTTCGGGAGCGTCGACGAGTTCCGCGACGTGGAGTCGACCAACTTCGCGGAGCACGCCGTCGAGCGCGGCGAGTTCGACGAGGCGGACGAGGTGCTCCCGCTGCTGAACGACCGGAGCCGCGACCACGCCCGCACCCCGGTCCAGTGGACTGACGGCGAGCGAGCCGGGTTCACCGACGGCGAGCCGTGGATTCAGGTCAACGACAACCACGAGTCCGTCAACGTCGCGGCCGCTCGCGAGGACCCGGACTCCGTCTGGCACCACTACCGGGACCTCATCGACCTCCGCACGGAGCGCGACGTCGTGGTGTACGGCGACTACGACCTGCTCCTGCCCGACCACGAGGAAGTGTACGCGTTCACCCGAACGCTCGGCGACGAGCGCCTGCTGACCGTCTGTAACTTCTTCGACGGCGAGCCGACGTTCGAACTGCCCGACGAGGTCGAGTACGACGATGCCGACCTGCTCCTCGCGAACTACGACGACGCCGGCGACGATCCGGCCGCGTTCACGCTCCGGCCGTACGAGGCGCGGGTGTACGACCTGCACTGACTCGGGCCGGGCTCACTCGCCGTCCGCCGGGCTATCCCCGGAAGCCGCCCCTCCGTTCTCGGACGACGCGTCGGCAGCCTCGGTCCCATTCTGGCCGGCCGCGTCACTCGTCTCCGCGACCGATGCGCCGACCGAATCGCCCATCTCAACGTCTGACGTGAGCGGCTCCCCGTGGAGCAGTTCGGGGAGGACGACGCGGACCGCTTCCAGAATCAGGACGAACAGGATCGGCAGCAGGAAAAAGCCGTACCAGCCAAAGAGGACCGGGCCGAGGAGGTAGCCGAACAGCAGCATGGTCGTGTCGATCTTTCGACCCGTGATGTACGGCTGGAGGAACGTCTGCGGGAGGATGTCGAGGACCAGGAAGTAGGCGACCAGCACGCCGCCGACGAACGCGAGCGACGCGCCGTCGCCCCGGAACGCCTGCACCGCGAGGTAGGCGACCACCGGGAGATACACCACTTTCCCGACGACGAGCGGGATCAGGCTGGCGAACCCGGTCAGCACCGCGAGCGCGGGGACGACGGGGACGGCCAGCCCGCCGGGCGCGAGGAGGTTCGTCGCCCAGTACGCGACGCCGGCGATGACCGACATGGCGAGGACGAACAGGAAGTTGCCGAAGAAGACCGAGGAGAGGTCGGTGTCTACCGCCTCGGCGTAGGCGTACACCACGGTGTCGCGGCCGCCGAACAGCCGGACGAGCGCGTCGGAAAGCTCACCGTCGTTCGACAGGAGGAAGTGGGTCAGCGTCAGCGCCAGCCCGAGCAGCAGCGCGCCGCCGGCGACGGCCGACACCACGGTACGCCCGGCCTGAAGCACGGTCAGCAGCGTCCCCTGTGGGTCCGAGACGGCTTGCCGCGGGCTTCGGACGGCCGACAGCAGCGCCTCGCGCTGCTGCTCGGGGAGCGCGTCCAGCGCTCCGCCGACCGGCGGCCCGCCCGCGCCGCCGGTGACCCCCTGCACCGCGTTGAAGAGCTGGACCCCGATGTAGAGGAGCAGGCCGATCACTGGCAGCAGGACCGTCAGCACCGTCAGCGTGGCGGCTATCCCGTCGGAGTCGACCGCCGCGCTGATCCGCCGACAGATCGGGCGGGTCGCGTAGTAGCCGAAGACGCCGAGCGTCAGCAGCCCCACGAACGAGTAGGCGACGTACGCGGCGACGGCGGCGAGCGCGCTCACGAACAGCAACCACCCGAGGCGAGCGTGGTCGGACTGCAGTCCGTCGGTTCCCATACCGGCGGGACGACGGCCCCGGGGAAACGCGTCCGGGGTACCGCTCGGGGTTCCGACGGGTCGCCGGCGCGGCACCTGTCCGCGCGCATCCGACCGCCGGTGTCGAAACGGTCAAACGCCCCACGTGCGAAGGTCCCGGTAGTAAATGCTGACGAAGCGCATCATCCCCTGCATCGACGTGGACGTCGACGACGACGGGAACCCGGCGGTGTACACGGGGGTCAACTTCGAGGACCTCAAGTACACCGGCGACCCCGTCGAGATGGCCAAGCGGTACAACGAGGCGGGGGCCGACGAGTTCGTCTTCCTCGACATCACCGCCTCGGCGGACGGCCGCGAGACGATGCTCGGCGTCGTCGAGGACGTGGCCGACGAGGTGTTCATCCCCCTCACCGTGGGCGGCGGCATCCGCACCCGCGACGACGTGAAGGAGACGCTCCGGGCCGGCGCGGACAAGGTGTCGATAAACACCGGCGCGCTGGAACGGCCCGAACTGATCACCGAGGGCGCGGAGTCCTTTGGCAGCCAGTGCATCGTCATCAGCGTCGACGCGCGCCGGCGCTTCGACGAGGCCGGGGAACACTACGCGCAGGTCGACGGCGAGTCCTGCTGGTTCGAGTGCACCGTCAAGGGCGGCCGCGAGGGCACCGGCGTCGACGTGATCGAGTGGGCGCGCGAGGCCGAACGGCGCGGCGCGGGCGAACTGTTCGTCAACTCCATCGACGCCGACGGCACGAAGGAGGGGTACGACATCCCGCTGACGAAGGGCGTCTGCGACGCCGTCTCGACGCCCGTGATCGCCTCGTCGGGCTGTGGCGGCCCGGAGGACGCCCACGAGGTGTTCACCGAGGCGAACGCCGACGCGGCGCTCGCCGCCTCCATCTTCCACTTCGACGAGTACTCGATCCGGGAGGTCAAGGAGTACCTCGCGGAGCGGGACGTGCCGGTGCGGCTGTAACCCCGAGCGGGTGGGGCGAGCGAGATACCGACCGCCCGCCGGCAGCTTTTTCTCCGCGTCGCCGAACTGGTAACCAGAATGGAGTGGCGCTGCGAGTGGTGCGGGAAACCTCACGAGGAGAACGACCCGCCCTGCGACGAGTGCGGCCACGGGAAGTTCGAGGAGGCGGTCGTGCAGGTCCCCGAAACCGACGACGAGAACTCGATGCTGGTCTGGGTCTGCGAGGAGTGCGGCCGCAACCACCCGAAGAACTCGCCGCCGTGTAGCCGCTGTGGCCACATGCAGCTCCGGAAGGAGGTCCAGGAGTTCGACGAGTCGGAGCTACGGAGCGCCAGCTACCTCGACGTGGGCAAGGAGTACGTCGCGGCGGGCGTCGCGCTGGTCGCCGTCGTCGCGCTGGTCGCGGCGGGCGTGATCCCGGTGCCCGGCCTCGGCGGCCCCGACCTCGCCGACGTGCCCGGCGATGCGGAGTCGGCTGACGGGTTCGACCTGACGGCGGTCGAGTCGGGGATCGCTGACGGCATCAACGAGCGCCGCGCCGAGGACGGCGTCGGCGACCTCCGGAGCGGCGGGGACCTCGACGCGGTCGCCGAGCGCTACAACAAGCTCCGGGTCGGCCAGCGCTACGGCGACTACGAGGCCGAACGGCCGAGCGAGAGCTACCGGCAGGTCGGGTACGACTGCAGCCGCGAGCCGGTGACGCAGTCGGGCGTGATCCCGGCTCGGAACGACGAGCGGCCGCTCGAAACGTACGGGAGCGAGGACGAACTCGCGGCGACGGTCGTGATGGACTTCACGATGCGGTCCGACGGCGAGGGGCTGCTCGACGCCGACCGCGAGGCGGTGGGCGTCGACGTCCACGTCGCGCCGGACGGGGCGGTGTACGTGACCGTGACGGCGTGTTAGGCCGCGGCCTCGAACGCGTCGCGGAAGGAGGTCGTCTTCTCGGTGACGCGCTCGGTCGCCTGCTCCAGCGCGTCGAGCGGTTCGGTGCCGTCCTCGGTCTTGACGGTGAGGATCGGCTCGGTCTGGCCGCCGGACTGCTCGGGGTTGACGTCGTAGGTCGCGGCGGAGACGCCGTCGGTCTCCAGCAGCGCGCCCTTGAGGACGTTCATGAACGTGTGGTCCTCTCCACCGATCTCGATGGAGAGTTCGCCCTCGGTGTTGTCGATAACGCGGAGTTCCATGGGGTACGGTACTGCCGAGCGCCGTTTGTAGCTTACGAACCCCGCCCGCGAACAGCAGGCATATGTCGCACGGGTGCCTGTCGCCCGATATGTCGTCCCCCTGGGTCGCCGTGGTCGTCGGGGCACTGGTCGCGTCGGCCGCCGTCGCCTGGTTCACCGACGGTCGCCGCCGGCAGTTGCACGACCGGTTGCGGTCCCGACTGCTACTCGGCGTCCCGTGGGGAACTCTCGTCTCGGTCGCGTTCGTGCTCGCGGTGTATCTGCTCGTGCAGGGCGGCGTCGACCACTGGAACAACCCCGTCACGCTGCCGTTCCGCGCCTGGTCGTACCTCTACCCGCTCGGGGTCGTCACGGCCCCGTTCTCCCACGGCGGGCCGGGGCACCTGCTCGGCAACCTCGCCGGGACGCTCGTCCTCGCGCCGATCGTCGAGTACGCGTGGGGCCACTACCCCAGCGAGCGCGGCGCGGCGTCGTTCTCGTCGCTCCGGACGAACCCGTACGTCCGCGCGTTCGTCGTCTTCCCCGCGGCGGTCGTCGCCGTCGGCCTGCTCACCGGCGCGTTCGCGCTGGGGCCCGTGATCGGTTTTTCGGGCGTGGTGTTTGCCTTCGCCGGCTTCGCGCTGGTCCACTACCCGCTGACGACGGTGGTGGCGGCCCTCGGGGGGCAGGCGGTGCTCCAGCGCACGTACCGGGCGCTGCTTGACCCCGTGCTGACGGGGAGCGTCTCCGCGAGCGGGCCCTCGGCCCCCTGGTGGGCGCAGATCGCGATCCAGGGGCACGCGCTCGGCCTGCTGATCGGCATCCTGATCGGGGTCGCGGTGGCGCGGCGGCGCGACCGGAGTCCGAGTCCCACGCGGCTCTGGGCTGCCGTCGTCGCGTTCTCGGTTCCACAGGGGCTGTGGGCGGTGTACTGGTTCCGCGGGAACGGGGAGTACGTCCTCTATCAGGCGCTCGGGCTGGCGCTGGTCGCGGGGCTGGCGGTCATCGTCACCGTCGCAGTCACCGCCTCGGAGCGGCCGCTCCCGCGATCCGGCAGCGACCTGTCGCGCAGGCGCGTTGCGGCGGCCGTGTTGCTGGTCTCGCTGGCGGCGCTCGCCGGGCCGGCGGTCCCGACGAACGCGATGACCGTGGACGACGGTGCGACGCCGACCGAGGACGCGGTGACGGTGAACGGGTACACCGTCACGTACGCCGAGGACGTGCGCAACCGGATGATCCCGGCGGTCGACGTGTCGCTGTTCGGCGAGTCGACGAACGTGACGACGAGCGGGGTGATCGTCGTCAACGACGACCGGCACATCTGGACGCAGGCGGCGTCGAAACAGGCGCTCGCCTACGACGGGTTCGAGCGGATCCGCCTCGGCGGCGTCGGCTGGGACTCGACGGTCGACGCGCGCCGGGT
Coding sequences within it:
- a CDS encoding AI-2E family transporter — protein: MGTDGLQSDHARLGWLLFVSALAAVAAYVAYSFVGLLTLGVFGYYATRPICRRISAAVDSDGIAATLTVLTVLLPVIGLLLYIGVQLFNAVQGVTGGAGGPPVGGALDALPEQQREALLSAVRSPRQAVSDPQGTLLTVLQAGRTVVSAVAGGALLLGLALTLTHFLLSNDGELSDALVRLFGGRDTVVYAYAEAVDTDLSSVFFGNFLFVLAMSVIAGVAYWATNLLAPGGLAVPVVPALAVLTGFASLIPLVVGKVVYLPVVAYLAVQAFRGDGASLAFVGGVLVAYFLVLDILPQTFLQPYITGRKIDTTMLLFGYLLGPVLFGWYGFFLLPILFVLILEAVRVVLPELLHGEPLTSDVEMGDSVGASVAETSDAAGQNGTEAADASSENGGAASGDSPADGE
- a CDS encoding fluoride efflux transporter FluC, which gives rise to MTDRGPLATVESLALVALGGFAGANARYVSGLALPVPWATLSVNVVGSALLGFVLYEEAYLGAFSRQFRVALGTGFLSSLTTYSTFAVETASLSPGLALVNVLGNYALGFAGVALGRWAALSVAGAAK
- the hisF gene encoding imidazole glycerol phosphate synthase subunit HisF; this encodes MLTKRIIPCIDVDVDDDGNPAVYTGVNFEDLKYTGDPVEMAKRYNEAGADEFVFLDITASADGRETMLGVVEDVADEVFIPLTVGGGIRTRDDVKETLRAGADKVSINTGALERPELITEGAESFGSQCIVISVDARRRFDEAGEHYAQVDGESCWFECTVKGGREGTGVDVIEWAREAERRGAGELFVNSIDADGTKEGYDIPLTKGVCDAVSTPVIASSGCGGPEDAHEVFTEANADAALAASIFHFDEYSIREVKEYLAERDVPVRL
- a CDS encoding glycoside hydrolase family 13 protein is translated as MDIEREWWKEAVVYQVYPRSFNDTDGDGVGDLRGVIEKVDYLDDLGVDVVWLNPVYESPDADNGYDIADYRSIKAQFGTMGDWEELLDELHSRDMRLIMDLVVNHTSDEHDWFVRSRDPESEYHDYYYWRDGDGEDPPNNWRSFFSGSAWTYDEAVGQYYLHLFDEKQPDLNWRNEAVRDEVFEMMNWWLEKGIDGFRMDVINLISKAEGLPSGDPDEGLPRAEHYVSGPRFGEYMAEMDERVLADRDIMTVGEMIDVDAAEGREYVAGDDGLDMLIHFEHMGVDTGDGKWDVTGLDLLELKEVISAWQNELHGEGWNCLYLSNHDQPRQVSRFGDDGEYRVESAKMLATFLHTLQGTPFVFQGEEIGMTNNEFGSVDEFRDVESTNFAEHAVERGEFDEADEVLPLLNDRSRDHARTPVQWTDGERAGFTDGEPWIQVNDNHESVNVAAAREDPDSVWHHYRDLIDLRTERDVVVYGDYDLLLPDHEEVYAFTRTLGDERLLTVCNFFDGEPTFELPDEVEYDDADLLLANYDDAGDDPAAFTLRPYEARVYDLH
- a CDS encoding DUF7550 family protein codes for the protein MTSDHDSDVPEDEDAGRSTAPQSPYTNRQVGIGFAVLAVGLLVAFAVPLLL
- a CDS encoding DNA-directed RNA polymerase subunit L, translated to MELRVIDNTEGELSIEIGGEDHTFMNVLKGALLETDGVSAATYDVNPEQSGGQTEPILTVKTEDGTEPLDALEQATERVTEKTTSFRDAFEAAA
- the crcB gene encoding fluoride efflux transporter CrcB; this encodes MTKTASLASGVSPAYLVGVGGVLGAVARHLVYVGLKDGDDVPRATLAVNVVGSFALGALTAAGVGESAALLLGTGACGAFTTFSSFSVETVQLWDAGNRRAAAANAVLNLTCSLAAVALGWLVAA
- a CDS encoding glycoside hydrolase family 15 protein, encoding MQLRVAIEAFKRDRGGRFPEELRTTGAFAGDGDRLVHVDPDGGLRDYGYPLSGLYGIRRSRFGVESDGAVRWFDDMEPIRQRYVGETALVETVLDAGDYAVHQYDLTLDERHLTRVELRGDVPDEPTLVAVATFAPDGVDARVGTLFHEDAVETFHRTESDFLGASTAFDAGGDVQAGFAGLLDDDPAPFPTDSDAGPYETGNLTPNVVLRAPMERGDRTAAATLCSLLSDRDEVDRGEAIDRVTDALDAHDDRDALLASARDAVAVRVPDDQPFGSVVADDVRTLDLLAAENGAHIAGPDFDPFYANSGGYGYTWFRDDAEVTRYVAAAGDDLDLPVGDLAKSAAFYCETQREDGTWPHRVWPSDASLAPGWANARLEDGDDVDYQADQTASVVTFLAEYLREVGEDERVAEALGDALDGLNDSLAEDGLPVRCQNAWENMDGRFTHTAATFLQAYASLALAPVDGAVRERARKRARKVYEGLDRLWVPDRGVYALREDRGELDDRLDSGTFALVEAHRAYDEAVGVDDERVDRLASHVETTVDGLWHDPDGSSVRGLRRFEGDDWRTADQDGEKIWSVSTGWGAVALAHLADLTGDDGYLDRAAELLEPLLPGGPLTTETDLLAEQVFDDGTLDCATPLGWSHALRLRAVAMLDARDALPRPSDRVPTGPTDDRVWTTGETYGFGTAADHGSDDPSEVWFACSEGAMTEVRYPRVDLMNLRTVDFLVVDADGGYAARTFDERRTDGWADTLRRETEPAADGSLAFRQTVTEPGDGRGHAWTLTAEYATDPANDAVLVDVEFAAEDGNEYDVYAVADAHLGNRAGGDAGRRVDAAGDAGYALALSADGGAVLRHDDGGVDVDVAAALAAGGRFDWVTVEPAGSDALRTLCSGTDRPAERERLDDEHVVAVGRIAAGVGERTETLALGFGSADDDALRTARAALDRGYDGVREEYDATWRAYLDGLSLPDSVAGNEGLADQYRTALMTLKAVESKRYPGAGVASPCVPWGESVSADVDRGRGYNFVWSRDLYQAFTAFDAVDDVASAREATEYVYEHQQRDDGFVPQNTYVDGRTRWGGEQLDNVAFPAVMAHRLAGRGVSFDELAYGYDDVARSADYVVRNGPDSEQERWEEERGYSPSTIAAEIASLACAADLAADAGERGDALVYLAVADEWAASVEEMTAAADPTGDRDPPYYVRVSRDGDPDAADPLELANDGPTLDERDCLDAGFLELVRLGIKSADDETVRNSVVAVDDAIRVETPHGPGFYRYVGDSYGELLTGPEGADWDITDAGKGRLWPIFTGERGEYELRREGGDDPADLLSAMAGFGNTGRMIPEQVWDAEFPTEFGWSFGEGTGSATPLSWSMAGFVRLAHGVDAGEPVETPTVVRERYAEGDRGAGPSLTVTVRNAAEPAGNRADGGTVTVAGETDGVVVACKTRRETVAERVDGGEFEFEVPADGHVTVAAATHDDPFAGGTSVRRFEP